Proteins encoded together in one Amblyomma americanum isolate KBUSLIRL-KWMA chromosome 1, ASM5285725v1, whole genome shotgun sequence window:
- the LOC144097714 gene encoding nose resistant to fluoxetine protein 6-like, with amino-acid sequence MLCGYLTVRYRKANIPKLLQGSAWVASLALSLLVIFVPTPWNRGHMPAKIITAVYAGVHRVIWTLPFWWLHYACITGRGGFLNALLSTRVFRVLGRLVYSTYLIHFPLLLVRIGIIKTPLQAEEFFQTLDFIGISVLSMTLALLLNVTCETPIEQLDRLVFRSVDKRIMNDLNSIDAKKQPLPVVIENNHEKSRL; translated from the exons CTCTTGCAGGGCTCAGCGTGGGTAGCGTCGCTGGCGCTCAGCCTACTCGTCATATTCGTGCCCACGCCATGGAATCGCGGACACATGCCCGCCAAGATAATCACGGCGGTGTACGCCGGAGTGCACCGGGTCATCTGGACGTTGCCTTTCTGGTGGCTACACTACGCCTGCATCACTGGACGCGGTG GGTTTTTAAACGCACTGCTGTCCACAAGAGTGTTCCGAGTGCTTGGACGGCTTGTCTACAGCACGTATTTAATTCACTTCCCCTTGCTGCTGGTGCGCATCGGAATCATCAAGACGCCCCTGCAGGCTGAGGAATTCTTTCAG ACGCTGGACTTCATTGGCATCTCTGTGCTGAGCATGACGCTCGCGTTGTTGCTTAACGTTACGTGCGAGACGCCCATCGAGCAGCTGGACAGGCTGGTCTTCCGCTCCGTCGATAAGCGCATCATGAACGACCTCAACTCTATAGACGCCAAGAAGCAGCCACTGCCGGTGGTCATCGAAAACAACCACGAGAAGTCCCGCCTCTAG